A stretch of DNA from Variovorax paradoxus:
GCCAGCAGCTGCAACGGCACCACGTGCAGCAGCGGCGACAGCGCGCCGTAGTGCTCGGGCATGCGGATCACATGCAGGCCTTCGCCGCTGGCGATCTGCGTGTCGCCGTCGGCCAGCACGTAGAGCACGCCGCCGCGGGCGCGCACTTCCTGCAGGTTGCTCTTGAGCTTTTCGAGCAGCGCGTCGTTCGGTGCCACGGCGACCACGGGCATCTCGCTCGTGACGAGTGCGAGCGGGCCGTGCTTGAGTTCGCCGGCGGCATACGCCTCGGCGTGGATGTAGGTCACTTCCTTGAGCTTGAGCGCGCCTTCGAGCGCGATCGGGTAGTGCAGGCCACGGCCGAGGAACAGCGCGTTGTCCTTGCGCGCAAAGTCTTCGGCCCAGCCGATGAGCTGCGGCTCGAGCGCGAGCACCGACTGCAGCGCGACGGGCAGGTGGCGCATTTCCTTCAGGTAGCGCGCTTCGTCGACGGCGCTCAGGCGGTCCTTGGCCTGTGCGATGGCGAGCGTCAGCAGGAACAGGCCCGCGAGCTGCGTGGTGAAGGCCTTGGTCGAGGCCACGCCGATTTCGACGCCGGCGCGCGTGATGTAGGCCAGCTTGCACTCGCGCACCATGGCGCTGGTGGCGACGTTGCAGATGGTCAGCGTCTGTTCCATGCCCAGCGAGCGCGCGTGCTTGAGCGCGGCCAGCGTGTCGGCGGTTTCGCCCGACTGGCTGATGGTGACGACCAGCGTCTTGGGGTCGGGCACGGAGTCGCGGTAGCGGTACTCGCTGGCGATCTCGACCTGCGTGGAAATCTTCGCGATGCTCTCGAGCCAGTACTTGGCGGTGCAGCCGCTGTAGTAGCTGGTACCGCAGGCCAGGATGAGGATCTTGTCGATGTCCTGGAACACGCGGTGCGCGCTGGCGCCGGTGGCGCCGTCCTGGCCGATGCCGTCGAACAGCTCGGGCACGATGCCTTCGACGCCTTCGAGCGTGTCGCCGATGGCGCGCGGCTGCTCGAAGATTTCCTTCTGCATGTAGTGGCGGTACGGGCCCAGCTCGGCCGCGCCGCTGTGGGCGTGCACGGTGCGCACGGTGCGCGTGACGGGCTTGTGGTTCTTGTCGACGATCCAGTACTTGCCCGGCTGCAGATCGACCACGTCGCCTTCTTCGAGGTACACGATCTGGTCGGTCACGCCGGCCAGCGCCATCGC
This window harbors:
- the glmS gene encoding glutamine--fructose-6-phosphate transaminase (isomerizing), with protein sequence MCGIVGAASHRDIVPVLVQGLQRLEYRGYDSCGVAVHAGGLSRARTTSRVAELLTQVRDDKIEGLTGIAHTRWATHGAPAVHNAHPHFSHGPGADAPAARPGRIALVHNGIIENHEPLRAALEAKGYVFESQTDTEVIAHLVDSLYNGDLFEAVKAAVLQLHGAYAIAVICRDEPQRVIGARAGSPLILGAGKDGTENFLASDAMALAGVTDQIVYLEEGDVVDLQPGKYWIVDKNHKPVTRTVRTVHAHSGAAELGPYRHYMQKEIFEQPRAIGDTLEGVEGIVPELFDGIGQDGATGASAHRVFQDIDKILILACGTSYYSGCTAKYWLESIAKISTQVEIASEYRYRDSVPDPKTLVVTISQSGETADTLAALKHARSLGMEQTLTICNVATSAMVRECKLAYITRAGVEIGVASTKAFTTQLAGLFLLTLAIAQAKDRLSAVDEARYLKEMRHLPVALQSVLALEPQLIGWAEDFARKDNALFLGRGLHYPIALEGALKLKEVTYIHAEAYAAGELKHGPLALVTSEMPVVAVAPNDALLEKLKSNLQEVRARGGVLYVLADGDTQIASGEGLHVIRMPEHYGALSPLLHVVPLQLLAYHTACARGTDVDKPRNLAKSVTVE